One window from the genome of Rhodococcus sp. ABRD24 encodes:
- a CDS encoding alpha/beta hydrolase produces MRISNRFLLRQLVTAGLTANALRPLPGMPASVPTFVSGWLATELAPQLLAATVVDAAVHVVRHGVRDRGDVVGLAAAGVSVAGLGAVIAAGRGAQGEVESALESALGPDFRSIGDAARPIPRVPWRQLAFPFRMRRPDVVRVRDLDYSPGGSRFKIDIYHRRDIPANAPVLLQIHGGGWVIGSKDHQGIPLMLEMASRGWVCAAINYPLSPKAVWPAHLIAIKRAVAWLRGNVGRFGGDPGFIAVTGGSAGGHLAAMLALTSGDTSLQPGFEDADTSIQACAPHYGVYDFAGETGIKATRQRVESGLMPMVLGKKAQFPQDYLAASPRAHLREDAPPFFVVHGTSDSFIPVAEAREFVDRLREVSANPVAYAELRGAQHAFDIFPSIRSFRVAQGVADFLDWAHARQKSAVASVDTTGAATGVVS; encoded by the coding sequence ATGAGGATCAGTAACAGGTTCCTGTTGAGGCAGTTGGTTACTGCCGGATTGACAGCGAATGCGCTGCGCCCACTGCCGGGTATGCCGGCATCGGTACCGACATTCGTCTCCGGCTGGCTGGCAACGGAGCTGGCACCGCAGTTGCTCGCGGCCACCGTTGTCGATGCCGCCGTCCATGTGGTGCGCCACGGCGTCCGGGACCGCGGCGATGTCGTCGGGCTGGCTGCGGCGGGCGTGTCGGTTGCCGGTCTGGGGGCCGTGATCGCGGCCGGTCGGGGGGCGCAGGGTGAGGTCGAGTCAGCGCTCGAGTCTGCTCTCGGACCGGACTTCCGATCCATCGGGGACGCGGCGCGTCCGATACCGCGGGTGCCGTGGCGTCAGCTTGCCTTCCCCTTCCGGATGCGTCGGCCAGATGTGGTCCGCGTGCGGGATCTCGACTACTCGCCGGGCGGCAGCCGATTCAAGATCGATATCTATCATCGTCGGGACATCCCCGCGAATGCGCCTGTCCTGCTGCAGATCCACGGCGGAGGGTGGGTGATCGGAAGCAAGGATCACCAGGGAATCCCGCTGATGCTGGAGATGGCGTCGCGCGGTTGGGTGTGTGCGGCGATCAACTATCCGTTGTCGCCGAAGGCTGTATGGCCGGCTCATCTGATTGCCATCAAGCGTGCCGTTGCTTGGCTGCGCGGCAATGTCGGGCGGTTCGGCGGCGATCCCGGATTCATTGCGGTGACCGGAGGTTCGGCCGGCGGGCACCTGGCGGCGATGCTGGCGCTGACGAGTGGCGACACGAGCCTGCAGCCCGGTTTCGAGGACGCGGATACCTCGATCCAGGCGTGCGCGCCACACTATGGTGTGTACGACTTCGCGGGGGAGACGGGGATCAAAGCGACACGGCAGCGGGTCGAGTCAGGGCTGATGCCGATGGTGCTTGGGAAGAAGGCGCAGTTCCCGCAGGACTATCTCGCGGCGTCGCCGCGTGCGCACCTGCGCGAGGATGCGCCGCCGTTCTTCGTGGTGCACGGAACCAGCGACTCGTTCATTCCCGTTGCCGAGGCCCGCGAGTTCGTCGACCGGCTGCGTGAGGTGTCGGCGAATCCTGTGGCATACGCCGAGTTGCGGGGCGCCCAGCATGCATTCGATATTTTCCCGTCGATCCGGAGTTTCCGAGTGGCGCAGGGTGTTGCCGATTTCCTCGACTGGGCGCATGCCCGGCAGAAATCGGCTGTTGCTTCGGTGGATACCACTGGTGCAGCGACGGGCGTGGTCAGCTAG
- a CDS encoding HNH endonuclease signature motif containing protein, whose amino-acid sequence MFDIGGGVGAALADAVVGDAARFVELSVLARVENVCAARKVLLAGELTLSALERDVRLRGGDVRDCGNEAIAEVSTRLGCSHTMASHFCDLGVDLRLRLPVTRAAFLAGDVDYARVWRIHCETTGLSAETVALLEAEIVAAARGLAPAALGREIRALIVRASPQEAASDREVAEAECRVRVRPVGPLSEFTAVLSAEQGRAAWQLVCEMAETVCGKDRRGRQALLVDAFVALLHGEGGLACTCETEGCPRVGGVSMPSRRKSLVQITVDVATLLGLTASPAFLEGHGPVDPGLARMLAEDGTWQAMLTELLDLATELGLTPTGPGADTGPGADTDTGADTETGVGVGVGGSGELDVGGSELDDPSGWLPRRPGLQVFRGRGARHRAGRLPQPLFPSSWWDRRRPRPGLPPVGAGTAIGDVLRALDADPVLRGGQFPDGHGGLPRPPGGALSYRPDASTARMVRTRDGRCRFPGCSMPAARCQLDHIVPFSHRDPIAGGWTITSNLQCLCQFHHNLKTMGRTTAVMLAGGIVVWSSSYGTTTISLPGGVAMTDLDPDTLVPHIPRRRHRLPRNGTHADTTDDIDEPPPF is encoded by the coding sequence ATGTTCGATATCGGGGGTGGGGTCGGTGCGGCGCTGGCGGATGCGGTCGTGGGGGACGCGGCGCGGTTCGTGGAGTTGTCTGTGTTGGCGCGGGTGGAGAACGTGTGTGCGGCGCGGAAGGTGTTGTTGGCGGGTGAGTTGACGTTGTCGGCGCTCGAGCGGGACGTGCGGTTGCGGGGTGGGGATGTGCGTGACTGCGGTAACGAGGCGATCGCGGAGGTGTCGACGCGGTTGGGGTGTTCGCACACGATGGCGTCGCATTTCTGTGATCTGGGGGTGGATCTGCGGTTACGTCTGCCGGTGACGCGGGCGGCGTTCCTGGCGGGGGATGTCGATTATGCGCGGGTGTGGCGGATTCATTGTGAGACGACGGGGTTGTCGGCGGAGACGGTGGCGTTGTTGGAGGCGGAGATCGTGGCGGCGGCGCGGGGGTTGGCGCCGGCGGCGTTGGGGCGGGAGATTCGGGCGTTGATCGTGCGGGCGAGTCCGCAGGAGGCGGCGTCGGATCGGGAGGTCGCGGAAGCGGAGTGCCGGGTGCGGGTGCGTCCGGTGGGGCCGTTGTCGGAGTTCACGGCGGTGTTGTCGGCGGAACAGGGTCGGGCGGCGTGGCAGTTGGTGTGTGAGATGGCTGAGACGGTGTGCGGTAAGGATCGGCGGGGGCGGCAGGCGTTGCTGGTGGATGCGTTCGTGGCGTTGCTGCATGGGGAGGGCGGGTTGGCGTGCACGTGCGAGACCGAGGGGTGTCCGAGGGTGGGTGGGGTGTCGATGCCGTCGCGGCGGAAGTCGTTGGTGCAGATCACGGTTGATGTGGCGACGTTGTTGGGGTTGACGGCGTCACCGGCATTCTTGGAGGGTCATGGTCCGGTGGATCCGGGGTTGGCGCGGATGCTGGCCGAGGACGGTACGTGGCAGGCGATGCTCACGGAGTTGCTCGACCTGGCGACGGAACTGGGACTGACACCCACCGGCCCCGGCGCCGACACCGGCCCCGGCGCCGACACCGACACTGGCGCCGACACCGAGACCGGCGTCGGCGTCGGCGTCGGCGGGTCGGGTGAGCTGGACGTTGGTGGCAGCGAACTGGACGATCCGTCCGGGTGGTTGCCGCGGCGGCCGGGGCTGCAGGTGTTCCGTGGTCGGGGTGCCCGGCATCGTGCGGGCCGGTTGCCGCAGCCGTTGTTCCCGTCGTCGTGGTGGGATCGGCGACGACCGCGGCCCGGGCTGCCGCCGGTCGGGGCGGGTACCGCGATCGGTGATGTCCTGCGCGCGCTCGACGCCGATCCGGTGTTGCGGGGTGGGCAGTTCCCGGACGGGCACGGCGGACTACCGCGCCCGCCGGGCGGGGCGTTGAGTTATCGTCCGGACGCGTCGACGGCGAGGATGGTCCGGACCCGTGACGGGCGGTGCCGGTTCCCGGGCTGCTCGATGCCCGCAGCCCGGTGCCAACTCGACCACATCGTGCCGTTCTCGCACCGTGACCCGATCGCGGGTGGGTGGACGATCACCTCGAATCTGCAGTGCCTGTGCCAGTTCCACCACAACCTGAAAACGATGGGCCGTACCACCGCGGTGATGCTCGCCGGTGGGATCGTGGTGTGGTCGAGTAGTTACGGCACCACCACGATCAGTCTGCCCGGCGGGGTCGCGATGACCGACCTCGACCCCGACACCCTCGTCCCCCACATCCCACGACGCAGACACCGCCTACCCCGAAACGGCACTCACGCCGACACCACAGACGATATCGACGAACCCCCACCGTTCTGA
- a CDS encoding DUF3000 domain-containing protein: protein MTTPGLPSEPAQFRAAIDAMNSAEVHPEIEIGPIRPPQRLAPYSYAIGAEVRHSESGDVAGQSEGDAFGRLILLYDPDGDEAWNGTMRLVAYIQADLDAALAADPLLPEVAWSWLVDSLEARCEEIVALGGTVTATSSVRYGDIAGPPHAHQLELRASWTATSTALGSHVEAFCEVLAYAAGLPPAGIASLGRGPRNFT from the coding sequence GTGACGACCCCGGGATTACCCAGCGAACCCGCCCAGTTCCGCGCCGCAATCGACGCGATGAACTCGGCCGAGGTTCACCCGGAAATCGAGATCGGTCCGATCCGTCCGCCGCAGCGGCTCGCGCCCTACAGCTACGCCATCGGGGCGGAGGTGCGGCACTCCGAGAGCGGCGATGTCGCAGGGCAGTCCGAGGGCGACGCATTCGGTCGTCTCATCCTGCTCTACGACCCGGATGGGGACGAAGCCTGGAACGGCACCATGCGTCTGGTCGCATACATCCAGGCCGACCTCGATGCCGCGCTCGCCGCCGATCCGCTGCTGCCTGAGGTCGCCTGGAGCTGGCTCGTCGACTCCCTCGAGGCCCGTTGCGAGGAGATCGTGGCTCTGGGTGGCACCGTCACAGCCACCAGCTCGGTGCGATACGGCGACATCGCCGGGCCGCCACACGCCCACCAACTCGAGTTACGGGCCTCGTGGACAGCGACGTCCACCGCGCTCGGCTCGCACGTCGAAGCCTTCTGCGAGGTCCTGGCCTACGCCGCCGGATTGCCCCCCGCCGGGATCGCGAGTCTCGGCCGCGGGCCCCGGAACTTCACGTAG
- the hemE gene encoding uroporphyrinogen decarboxylase translates to MTGRAEYPSRRVLGDAPLLAAATGRPVTHRPVWFMRQAGRSLPEYREIRAGIGMLESCFDPELVCEITMQPVRRHKVDAAILFSDIVVPLKAAGIDLDIVAGVGPVVANPVRSVADVVALPRLVPEEVGAVTQAVRLLTEELGSTPLIGFAGAPFTLASYLVEGGPSRNHERTKALMHADPKTWHLLLGTIADTTIAFLQAQLHAGVDAIQLFDSWAGALSLAEYREFVLPHSERVFAEVESAHVPRIHFGVGTGELLGAMGEAGADVVGVDWRIPLDVAARRVGPGKALQGNLDPAVLFAGWPAIEKQVRRIAAEADAALAAGATGHIFNLGHGVLPDTDPSVLTDVVELVHSL, encoded by the coding sequence ATGACCGGGCGTGCCGAGTACCCGTCTCGACGGGTACTGGGTGACGCACCGTTGTTGGCGGCGGCTACCGGCCGTCCGGTGACGCATCGACCCGTGTGGTTCATGCGTCAGGCCGGACGCTCGTTGCCGGAGTACCGGGAGATCCGGGCCGGAATCGGGATGCTCGAGTCCTGCTTCGACCCGGAGCTGGTCTGTGAGATCACCATGCAGCCGGTGCGCCGGCACAAGGTGGACGCAGCGATCCTGTTCTCCGACATCGTGGTTCCGTTGAAGGCAGCGGGCATCGACCTCGACATCGTGGCCGGTGTCGGTCCGGTGGTGGCGAACCCGGTGCGGTCGGTTGCCGATGTCGTGGCGCTGCCCCGGCTGGTCCCGGAGGAGGTAGGCGCGGTCACGCAGGCGGTCCGGCTGCTCACCGAGGAGTTGGGCTCCACCCCGCTGATCGGTTTCGCCGGCGCGCCCTTCACGCTCGCCTCGTACCTCGTCGAGGGCGGCCCGAGTCGCAATCACGAGCGCACCAAGGCGCTCATGCACGCCGACCCCAAGACATGGCATTTGCTGCTCGGCACCATCGCAGACACCACCATCGCGTTCCTACAGGCACAGCTGCACGCCGGGGTCGACGCGATCCAGTTGTTCGATTCGTGGGCCGGTGCGCTATCGCTCGCCGAGTACCGCGAGTTCGTCCTGCCGCACTCGGAGCGGGTGTTCGCCGAGGTCGAGTCCGCACACGTTCCGCGCATCCACTTCGGTGTCGGCACCGGTGAGCTACTCGGCGCGATGGGTGAGGCCGGCGCTGACGTGGTCGGCGTCGACTGGCGCATTCCACTCGATGTGGCCGCGCGCCGGGTCGGTCCGGGGAAGGCGCTGCAGGGCAACCTCGATCCCGCCGTGCTGTTCGCGGGCTGGCCGGCGATCGAAAAGCAGGTGCGCCGCATTGCCGCGGAGGCCGACGCCGCACTGGCTGCGGGCGCGACCGGTCATATCTTCAATCTCGGACACGGCGTGCTGCCGGACACCGATCCGAGTGTGCTCACCGATGTCGTGGAGCTGGTGCATTCGTTGTGA
- a CDS encoding protoporphyrinogen oxidase yields the protein MTGRRVSVAVVGGGVTGLVAAYRLRQQLGDDARITVVEAGSRTGGKLRTVDLAGAPVDVGAEAFIARRPEVADLIVELGLGDQLVHPAGKQPLIWSDGSLHPLPARTLMGIPSDPRSVAGLVDDRTLARIAGEPEIPLQWDRASDIDVATLVGSRFGEQVVRRSVDPLLGGVYSGLSDSIGVRAALPSLAAALDAGAASLTEAVMKALPTPTPGPVFGTLRDGYGVLLDALRRAARADTVLEATATGLRREGAGWWLDPVGALDGALLALPAPDMVHLVAEVAPELAAAARDIELASSAVVAMALPTDAGVPDNSGILVATGESLGAKAFTLSSRKWPHLAERNVTLVRASYGRYRDAAVVDRTDEQLIQMARADLATVAGVSTEPVDAFVQRWRGGLPQYAPGHLDRVGAIEGAASGIVGLEVAGAYLRGVGVPACVASATMAATRLAAQVAG from the coding sequence GTGACCGGTCGGCGGGTCTCGGTAGCGGTCGTCGGTGGCGGCGTCACCGGCCTGGTTGCGGCGTACCGTCTGCGTCAGCAGCTCGGTGACGACGCCCGGATCACCGTCGTCGAGGCGGGGTCGCGGACCGGCGGCAAGCTGCGGACCGTGGACCTCGCCGGTGCACCGGTCGACGTGGGTGCCGAGGCGTTCATCGCCCGGCGGCCCGAGGTCGCCGACCTGATCGTCGAACTCGGGCTAGGCGATCAGCTGGTGCATCCGGCGGGGAAGCAGCCGCTCATCTGGTCGGATGGCTCACTCCATCCGCTGCCGGCACGGACGCTGATGGGCATCCCGTCGGATCCGCGGTCCGTGGCCGGGCTGGTCGACGATCGGACCCTCGCACGCATCGCCGGCGAACCCGAGATCCCGCTGCAGTGGGACCGGGCGTCCGACATCGACGTCGCGACCCTCGTCGGGTCCCGTTTCGGCGAGCAGGTGGTGCGGCGTTCGGTCGATCCTCTGCTCGGCGGCGTGTATTCGGGCCTGTCCGACTCGATCGGTGTCCGGGCCGCCCTGCCGTCGCTCGCGGCGGCTCTGGATGCCGGTGCGGCGAGTCTCACCGAGGCCGTCATGAAGGCGTTGCCGACGCCCACTCCGGGCCCCGTGTTCGGGACCCTGCGTGACGGCTACGGCGTCCTGCTCGACGCGCTGCGCAGGGCGGCCCGTGCCGACACGGTTCTCGAGGCGACGGCGACGGGGCTGCGCCGCGAGGGTGCGGGCTGGTGGCTCGATCCGGTCGGCGCGCTCGACGGCGCCCTGCTCGCCCTGCCCGCGCCGGACATGGTGCACCTCGTGGCGGAGGTAGCTCCGGAGCTCGCCGCCGCTGCTCGCGATATCGAACTGGCGTCATCGGCGGTCGTCGCGATGGCGCTGCCGACCGACGCCGGGGTCCCGGACAACTCAGGCATCCTGGTCGCGACGGGAGAGTCGTTGGGCGCGAAGGCGTTCACGCTGTCGAGCCGCAAGTGGCCGCACCTGGCCGAGCGGAACGTCACGCTGGTGCGGGCGTCGTACGGGCGGTACCGGGATGCGGCCGTCGTGGACCGCACTGACGAACAGCTGATCCAGATGGCCCGCGCCGACCTCGCGACGGTGGCGGGCGTGTCGACCGAACCGGTGGACGCGTTCGTCCAGCGCTGGCGCGGCGGCCTGCCGCAGTACGCTCCCGGTCACCTGGACCGGGTCGGCGCGATCGAGGGCGCGGCATCGGGCATCGTCGGGCTCGAGGTCGCGGGCGCCTACCTGCGCGGAGTCGGCGTCCCGGCGTGCGTGGCGTCCGCGACGATGGCGGCGACACGGCTCGCGGCGCAAGTGGCAGGATGA
- the hemQ gene encoding hydrogen peroxide-dependent heme synthase, which produces MARLDFDKLNSTLRYAMFSVFQVQPGVLGDDRAAAVKQAQAFFDSFEDTDVVVRGIYDVAGVRADADFMIWTHAERLEDLQKLYQDFRRTTDLGQVSDPVWSNVALHRPAEFNKSHVPAFIAGEDPGDYICVYPFVRSYEWYLLPDADRRKMLADHGMAGRTYPDVRANTIPAFALGDYEWILAFEAPELDRIVDLMRDLRATEARMHVREETPFFTGPRVSVEQLVNSLP; this is translated from the coding sequence ATGGCACGCCTCGATTTCGACAAGCTCAATTCCACCCTCCGCTACGCGATGTTCTCCGTCTTCCAGGTGCAGCCCGGCGTCCTCGGTGACGACCGTGCCGCGGCCGTGAAGCAGGCACAGGCGTTCTTCGATTCGTTCGAGGACACCGATGTCGTCGTGCGCGGCATCTACGACGTCGCAGGCGTCCGCGCCGATGCCGACTTCATGATCTGGACGCACGCGGAGCGCCTCGAGGATCTGCAGAAGCTGTACCAGGACTTCCGCCGCACCACCGACCTCGGTCAGGTCAGCGACCCGGTGTGGTCGAATGTCGCGCTGCACCGTCCCGCCGAGTTCAACAAGAGCCACGTTCCGGCGTTCATCGCCGGTGAGGATCCGGGCGACTACATCTGTGTGTACCCGTTCGTCCGCTCCTACGAGTGGTATCTGCTGCCCGATGCCGACCGCCGCAAGATGCTCGCCGATCACGGCATGGCCGGCCGCACCTACCCCGACGTCCGCGCCAACACGATCCCGGCGTTCGCGCTCGGCGACTACGAGTGGATCCTCGCGTTCGAGGCTCCCGAACTCGACCGCATCGTCGACCTGATGCGCGACCTGCGCGCCACCGAGGCCCGCATGCACGTGCGCGAGGAGACGCCGTTCTTCACCGGTCCGCGAGTGAGCGTCGAGCAGCTCGTCAACTCCCTGCCCTGA
- a CDS encoding molybdopterin-dependent oxidoreductase, with translation MAHWGMFEVAVAGGDVSAVHPYSGDSDPSPILGNLPGSVRHRSRIAGPAVRRGWLENGPGPSEARGSDEFVAVSWDELVDLLAHELRRVVDVHGNRAIFGGSYGWASAGRFHHAQSQVHRFLNMLGGYTRSVHSYSLGATGVIMPRVVGTHWKLFARSTNWDVIADHTDLMVCFGGVPLKNTAVNSGGTSAHPTRGALDRLRERGGEVISISPLRDDMHGRCEWIAPIPGSDVAIMLALAYVLASEGLHDKDFLSTHCVGYERFEDYLLGRSDGVPKAPEWASALSGVPAQTLVSLARRMAAGRTMVTVTWSLQRVRHGEQAPWMGVTLAAMLGQIGFPGGGFGHGYGSMNEPGLAPVPYPLPTLFQGTNPVSDHIPVAAIADLLLHPGEEFDYDGRRLTYPDIRLVYWVGGNPFHHHQEIARLRRALGRPDTIVVHEPYWTPMARHADIVVPSTTSLERADLACTRNDPLLVAMHQAVPRYADARDDYDTFSALAHRLGFGEQFTEGRTAQQWIEHLYEQWRGFVVGDPEHLEAPAFGEFWRRGHVRMRAEDGLTLFSEFRTDPQRNPLTTPSGRIEIFSADIDGFGYDDCAGHPRWYEPQEWLGGDRAQRFPLHLIANQPKTRLHGQLDHGVASQASKVQGREPIRMHPADAVTRGIDAGEVVRVFNDRGACLAGVVLDDGMLAGVVQLATGAWYDPLDPADPDSMCVHGNPNVLTADVGSSRLSHGCTGQHVLVQVERFDGPLPRVKAFDPPI, from the coding sequence ATGGCGCACTGGGGCATGTTCGAGGTCGCGGTGGCCGGCGGAGACGTGAGCGCGGTGCATCCCTACTCCGGAGATTCGGATCCCTCGCCGATCCTGGGCAACCTGCCGGGTTCGGTGCGCCACCGGTCCCGGATCGCCGGCCCGGCGGTGCGCCGAGGCTGGCTCGAGAATGGACCGGGACCGTCCGAGGCCCGCGGCTCCGACGAGTTCGTCGCCGTGTCGTGGGACGAACTCGTCGATCTGCTCGCGCACGAACTGCGGCGCGTCGTCGACGTCCACGGCAACCGAGCTATCTTCGGCGGTTCCTACGGCTGGGCCAGCGCCGGCCGGTTCCACCACGCGCAGAGTCAGGTGCACAGGTTCCTCAACATGCTCGGCGGCTACACCCGCTCGGTGCACAGCTACTCGCTCGGGGCCACCGGCGTCATCATGCCGCGCGTCGTGGGCACCCACTGGAAGTTGTTCGCCCGCTCGACCAATTGGGACGTGATCGCCGACCACACGGATCTGATGGTGTGTTTCGGTGGGGTGCCACTCAAGAACACCGCCGTCAACAGTGGTGGCACGAGTGCACATCCGACCCGCGGCGCGCTGGATCGATTGCGGGAGCGCGGCGGCGAGGTGATCTCGATCAGCCCGCTGCGCGACGATATGCACGGGCGATGCGAGTGGATCGCGCCGATCCCGGGATCGGATGTCGCGATCATGCTCGCGCTCGCGTATGTGCTGGCGTCGGAGGGTCTGCACGACAAGGACTTCCTCTCGACGCACTGTGTGGGATACGAGCGTTTCGAGGACTACCTGCTGGGGCGCTCCGACGGAGTGCCCAAGGCTCCGGAGTGGGCGTCGGCGCTGTCCGGTGTCCCGGCGCAGACTCTCGTGTCGCTGGCTCGACGGATGGCTGCCGGGCGCACGATGGTGACCGTCACATGGTCGTTGCAGCGCGTCCGGCACGGGGAGCAGGCTCCCTGGATGGGGGTGACCCTGGCCGCGATGCTCGGCCAGATCGGTTTTCCCGGAGGTGGATTCGGCCACGGCTACGGGTCGATGAACGAGCCGGGGCTCGCGCCCGTGCCCTATCCGTTACCGACCCTGTTCCAGGGCACCAACCCGGTCTCCGATCACATCCCGGTGGCCGCGATCGCGGACCTGCTGCTGCACCCGGGGGAGGAGTTCGACTACGACGGCCGACGCCTCACGTACCCGGACATCCGCCTCGTGTACTGGGTCGGCGGCAATCCGTTCCACCATCACCAGGAGATCGCCCGGCTGCGGCGCGCTCTGGGCCGGCCGGACACGATCGTCGTGCACGAGCCGTACTGGACGCCGATGGCCCGGCACGCCGACATCGTGGTGCCGTCGACGACGTCGCTCGAGCGGGCGGACCTGGCCTGTACCCGCAACGATCCGCTACTTGTGGCGATGCACCAGGCGGTTCCCCGGTACGCCGATGCGCGCGACGACTACGACACGTTCTCCGCGCTCGCGCATCGGTTGGGCTTCGGTGAGCAGTTCACCGAGGGGCGCACCGCGCAGCAGTGGATCGAGCACCTCTACGAGCAGTGGCGGGGGTTCGTGGTGGGGGATCCGGAGCACCTCGAGGCGCCCGCGTTCGGCGAGTTCTGGCGCCGCGGGCATGTGCGGATGCGGGCGGAGGACGGGCTGACCCTTTTCTCCGAGTTCCGAACCGATCCGCAGCGGAACCCATTGACCACACCGAGCGGTCGGATCGAGATCTTCTCCGCCGACATCGACGGCTTCGGCTACGACGACTGCGCCGGACACCCACGCTGGTACGAGCCGCAGGAGTGGCTGGGAGGCGATCGCGCGCAGCGGTTTCCGCTGCACCTCATCGCGAATCAGCCGAAGACGCGGCTGCACGGCCAGCTCGACCACGGGGTCGCGAGTCAGGCGTCGAAAGTCCAGGGGCGGGAGCCGATCCGGATGCACCCGGCCGATGCGGTGACGCGGGGGATCGACGCGGGTGAGGTGGTGCGTGTGTTCAATGACCGCGGCGCCTGCCTCGCCGGCGTCGTGCTCGACGACGGGATGCTCGCCGGGGTGGTGCAGCTCGCGACCGGCGCTTGGTACGACCCGCTCGATCCGGCCGACCCCGATTCGATGTGCGTGCACGGCAATCCCAACGTCCTGACCGCCGACGTGGGCAGTTCCCGGCTGTCACACGGATGTACCGGTCAGCATGTGCTGGTTCAGGTGGAGCGCTTCGACGGGCCGTTGCCGCGGGTGAAGGCGTTCGACCCACCGATCTAA
- a CDS encoding GntR family transcriptional regulator — translation MLIRIDQSSAVPLYEQFAASVRGAIAEGAVVPGERLPSARDLASSLDLNIHTVLRGYQLLRDEGLIELRRGRGAVVAEDASIRGRLQEAVRGLVAEAKRHGMSAADLLDLVKKEMA, via the coding sequence GTGCTCATCCGTATAGATCAGTCGTCGGCCGTTCCGCTCTACGAGCAGTTCGCCGCGTCCGTGCGCGGCGCGATTGCCGAGGGGGCGGTCGTGCCGGGGGAGCGGCTGCCGTCCGCGCGAGATCTGGCGTCCTCCCTCGACCTCAACATCCACACCGTCCTCCGCGGATACCAACTGCTGCGCGACGAGGGGCTCATCGAACTCCGTCGTGGTCGCGGGGCCGTGGTGGCGGAGGACGCCTCGATTCGGGGCCGGTTACAGGAAGCGGTTCGGGGCCTCGTCGCGGAGGCGAAGCGTCACGGCATGAGCGCGGCAGACCTGCTCGATCTGGTGAAGAAGGAGATGGCATGA
- a CDS encoding DUF1648 domain-containing protein, with protein sequence MTDSIQGQRVSWLRGLAGTVLIPVVAAAGSIGVLTAWTDDLPDPTAVHFGPGGAADGFTSRAAAQWMPLLGLAFAVLLGGILLLLTRRDVRAARLGAAIASGTGTAVAVLPVGILAAQRGVSDAADASFAGWWLVPVVLVGILAAIAGSALVGRPDPAGVVTVAPPSDAARLALTDTETVVWTGTAAMPRWLAMVFAFVPIVIVVSAVWMASEDAAPMLLVAAVVGALLMGLALAPVHVVVDGRGLETRYVLTGGRRRIPLDEIARADAVSIGLINRYGGIGYRVGPDGVGLLVRPGAALRVTRGDGSKFTVSVDGADQAAAVLNSLAARGRIVK encoded by the coding sequence ATGACCGACTCGATTCAGGGGCAAAGGGTTTCGTGGTTGCGTGGCCTCGCCGGCACGGTGCTCATCCCGGTCGTCGCGGCGGCGGGTTCGATCGGGGTGCTGACGGCGTGGACCGACGACCTGCCCGACCCGACCGCCGTCCACTTCGGGCCTGGTGGGGCCGCGGACGGTTTCACGTCACGGGCTGCGGCGCAGTGGATGCCACTGCTGGGTCTCGCCTTCGCGGTGCTGCTCGGCGGAATCCTGTTGCTGCTGACGCGACGCGACGTGCGTGCGGCACGGTTGGGGGCCGCGATCGCATCCGGGACCGGTACAGCTGTCGCGGTCCTGCCGGTGGGCATCCTTGCCGCCCAGCGCGGAGTCTCGGACGCGGCCGACGCCTCGTTCGCCGGCTGGTGGCTGGTCCCGGTGGTTCTCGTCGGCATCCTCGCGGCGATCGCCGGGTCCGCCCTGGTCGGGCGGCCCGACCCGGCCGGGGTGGTGACGGTCGCGCCGCCGTCGGACGCAGCGCGGCTGGCCCTGACCGACACGGAGACTGTTGTGTGGACGGGCACGGCCGCGATGCCCCGCTGGCTCGCAATGGTGTTCGCCTTCGTACCGATCGTCATAGTCGTGTCGGCCGTCTGGATGGCGTCCGAGGACGCGGCGCCGATGCTGCTCGTCGCGGCGGTCGTCGGGGCGCTGCTGATGGGCCTCGCCCTCGCGCCGGTCCACGTCGTCGTCGACGGACGCGGCCTCGAGACGCGGTATGTACTCACCGGTGGCCGCCGCCGGATTCCGCTCGACGAGATCGCCCGCGCCGACGCGGTGTCGATCGGCCTGATCAACCGCTACGGCGGCATCGGCTACCGCGTCGGCCCCGACGGCGTCGGCCTGCTGGTGCGCCCCGGCGCAGCTCTGCGCGTCACGCGCGGTGACGGTTCCAAGTTCACCGTCTCCGTTGACGGCGCGGATCAGGCTGCGGCCGTGCTCAACTCACTCGCGGCGCGGGGACGCATCGTCAAGTAG